The following proteins are encoded in a genomic region of Bubalus kerabau isolate K-KA32 ecotype Philippines breed swamp buffalo chromosome 13, PCC_UOA_SB_1v2, whole genome shotgun sequence:
- the VPS16 gene encoding vacuolar protein sorting-associated protein 16 homolog → MDCYTANWNPLGDSAFYRKYELYSMDWDLKEELRDCLVAAAPYGGPIALLRNPWRKEKPASARPVLEIYSASRVLLASLLWKSGPVVSLGWSAEEELLCVQEDGVVLVYGLHGDFRRHFSMGNEVLQNRVLDARIFHTEFGSGVAILTGAHRFTLSANVGDLKLRRMPEVPGLQSAPSCWTTVCQDRVAHILLAVGPDLYLLDHAACSAVTPPGLAPGVSSFLQMAVSFTYRHLALFTDTGYIWMGTASLKEKLCEFNCNIRAPPKQMVWCSRPRSKERAVVVAWERRLMVVGDAPESIQFVLDEDSYLVPELDGVRVFSRSTHEFLHEVPVASEEIFKIASMAPGALLLEAQKEYEKESQKADEYLREIQELGQLPQAVQQCIEAAGHEHWPDMQKSLLRAASFGKCFLDRFPPDSFVRMCQDLRVLNAIRDYHIGIPLTYSQYKQLTIQVLLDRLVLRRLYPLAIQICEYLRLPEVQGVSRILAHWACYKVQQKDVSDEDVARAINQKLGDTPGVSYSDIAARAYGCGRTELAIKLLEYEPRSGEQVPLLLKMKRSKLALSKAIESGDTDLVFTVLLHLKNELNRGDFFMTLRNQPMALSLYRQFCKHQELETLKDLYNQDDNHQELGSFHIRASYGAEERIEGRVAALQTAADAFYKAKNEFAAKATEDQMRLLRLQRRLEDELGGRFLDLSLHDTVTTLILSGQNKRAEQLARDFRIPDKRLWWLKLTALADLEDWEELEKFSKSKKSPIGYLPFVEICMKQHNKYEAKKYASRVGPEQKVKALLLVGDVAQAADVAIEHRNEAEMSLVLSHCTGATDGATADKIQRARAQAQKK, encoded by the exons GAAATATGAGCTGTATAGCATGGACTGGGACCTGAAGGAGGAACTGAGGGACTGCCTAGTGGCTGCTGCACCCTATGGGGGCCCCATTG CACTGCTGAGGAACCCCTGGCGGAAGGAGAAGCCCGCCAGTGCCCGGCCGGTTCTCGAGATCTACTCAGCTTCCAGGGTGCTTCTGGCCAGTCTGTTG TGGAAGAGTGGGCCCGTGGTGTCCCTGGGCTGGTCAGCTGAGGAGGAGCTGCTCTGTGTGCAGGAAGATGGAGTTGTGCTGGTTTACGGGCTGCATGGTGACTTCCGGAGACACTTCAGCATGGGCAAT GAGGTGCTCCAAAACCGGGTTCTGGATGCCCGGATCTTCCATACTGAGTTTGGTTCTGGGGTGGCCATCCTCACAGGAGCCCACCGCTTCACCCTCAGTGCCAACGTGGGTGACCTCAAACTCCGCCGGATGCCAGAGGTGCCAG GTCTGCAGAGTGCACCCTCATGCTGGACCACAGTGTGCCAGGACCGAGTGGCACACATTCTCCTGGCTGTAGGACCTGATCTTTACCTCCTGGACCATGCAGCCTGCTCTGCGGTG ACACCCCCTGGCCTGGCCCCAGGAGTGAGCAGCTTCCTGCAGATGGCTGTCTCCTTCACCTACAGACACCTGGCGCTCTTCACAGACACAGGCTACATCTGGATGGGGACAGCATCTCTCAAG GAGAAGCTGTGTGAGTTCAACTGCAACATCCGGGCCCCCCCGAAGCAGATGGTCTG gtgTAGCCGTCCGCGCAGCAAGGAGAGGGCTGTTGTGGTGGCCTGGGAGAGGCGGCTAATGGTGGTGGGCGACGCCCCTGAGAGCATCCA GTTCGTGCTAGATGAGGACTCCTACCTGGTGCCTGAGTTGGATGGGGTCCGAGTCTTCTCCCGCAGTACCCATGAATTCCTGCATGAGGTTCCAG TGGCCAGTGAGGAGATCTTTAAAATAGCCTCGATGGCCCCTGGAGCACTGTTGTTGGAGGCTCAGAAGGAGTATGAG AAAGAGAGCCAGAAGGCGGATGAGTACCTGCGGGAGATCCAGGAGCTGGGGCAGCTGCCCCAGGCTGTGCAGCAGTGCATCGAGGCTGCAGGACACGAGCACTGGCCAGATATGCAGAAGAGTCTGCTCAGG GCGGCCTCCTTCGGAAAGTGTTTCCTGGACAGATTTCCACCTGACAGCTTTGTGCGCATGTGTCAGGACCTTCGTGTACTCAATGCCATTCGGGACTATCACATCGGAATCCCCCTCACCTATAGCCA ATACAAGCAGCTCACTATCCAGGTGTTGCTAGACAG GCTTGTGTTGCGGAGGCTTTACCCCCTGGCCATTCAGATATGTGAGTACCTGCGGCTTCCTGAAGTGCAGGGCGTCAGCAGAATCCTGGCCCACTGGGCCTGCTACAAG GTACAACAGAAGGATGTGTCTGACGAGGATGTTGCTCGGGCCATTAATCAGAAGCTGGGGGACACGCCTGGTGTCTCCTACTCTGACATTGCTGCACGAGCCTATGGCTGTGGCCGCACGGAGCTGGCCATCAAG CTGCTGGAATATGAGCCACGCTCTGGGGAGCAAGTCCCCCTTCTCCTGAAGATGAAGAGGAGCAAACTGGCACTAAGCAAGGCCATCGAGAGTGGGGATACTGATCTGG TGTTCACAGTGCTGCTGCACCTGAAGAATGAGCTGAACCGAGGAGATTTTTTCATGACGCTTCGGAACCAGCCTATGGCCTTAAGTTTATACCGACAG TTCTGTAAGCATCAGGAGCTGGAGACACTGAAGGACCTTTACAACCAGGATGACAACCACCAGGAGCTGGGCAGCTTCCACATCCGAGCCAGCTACGGTGCAGAGGAG CGAATTGAGGGGCGTGTTGCAGCTCTACAGACGGCAGCCGACGCCTTCTACAAGGCCAAAAATGAGTTTGCAGCCAAG GCTACAGAGGATCAGATGCGGCTCCTACGGCTGCAGCGACGCCTAGAAGATGAGCTGGGGGGCCGGTTCTTAGACCTGTCCCTACATGACACGGTCACCACCCTCATTCTCAGTGGCCAAAACAAGCGCGCGGAGCAGCTGGCACGTGACTTTCGCATCCCTGACAAGAG GCTCTGGTGGCTGAAGCTGACTGCCCTGGCAGATTTGGAAGACTGGGAGGAGCTAGAGAAGTTTTCTAAGAGCAAGAAATCACCCATTGGCTACCTG CCCTTTGTGGAGATCTGCATGAAGCAACACAATAAATATGAGGCTAAGAAGTATGCTTCCCGCGTGGGTCCTGAGCAGAAGGTCAAGGCCTTGCTTCTCGTTGG GGATGTGGCTCAGGCTGCAGACGTTGCCATTGAACACCGGAATGAGGCGGAGATGAGCCTCGTATTGTCCCACTGCACCGGAGCCACAGATGGGGCCACGGCCGACAAGATTCAGCGGGCCCGGGCACAAGCCCAGAAGAAATGA